In Panicum virgatum strain AP13 chromosome 4N, P.virgatum_v5, whole genome shotgun sequence, a single window of DNA contains:
- the LOC120668644 gene encoding 3-ketoacyl-CoA synthase 5-like — MTILSSYIRSLHEHVLNTVIPLIITTAFILVAARFGFAEHTIFHLHATRYIYYLLLLVVALLPPPAAAAVTVFFLVSRRSRRSVYLVDYSCFKPISDCRIPMAMFREYMAHFMPFLDDRSIHFITRVLDTSGLGEETCLPPSLRYIPPSFGFSHARAEAELVVFSTIDDLLRKTRISPTAIDILVVNCSLFSPTPSYSDMIMSKYKLRDDIRSVHLSGMGCSAGLIAVGLAKNLLQVTPNAACALAVSTETLSSFMYKGKKREMHLPNVLFRMGGAAALLSNSRNKARFRLKHLVRTSTSTESAYRSVILDEDEEGNLGVNLSKDIIGVSGDALRSGISAIGPLILPAPEKLLFALSWMARKVLGGKVVQPYVPNFCKAVEHFCIHPGGPAVINAVQKNLRLSEALAEPSRMTLHRFGNTSSSSLWYELAYIEAKGRMQKRDRVLMIAFGSGYKCNVAVWECIQPSDHADGPWSKCIHRYPVKA; from the coding sequence ATGACGATCTTGTCATCTTATATCAGATCACTCCACGAACACGTTCTGAACACTGTCATTCCACTCATCATCACAACCGCCTTCATCCTCGTGGCTGCACGGTTTGGTTTCGCTGAGCACACAATCTTCCATCTCCATGCCACGCGGTACATCTACTACCTGCTGCTGCTTGTTGTCGCCTTACTACCACCACCAGCTGCGGCGGCAGTTACTGTCTTTTTCCTTGTGAGCCGCCGCTCACGCCGCAGTGTGTATCTTGTCGATTATTCTTGCTTCAAGCCAATTTCCGACTGCCGGATTCCCATGGCCATGTTCAGAGAGTACATGGCGCATTTCATGCCGTTCCTCGACGACCGCAGCATCCACTTCATCACACGTGTGCTCGACACCTCTGGCCTTGGTGAGGAGACCTGCTTGCCCCCTTCCCTCCGTTACATACCTCCGAGCTTCGGATTCAGCCATGCCCGAGCCGAGGCCGAGCTGGTGGTCTTCTCAACCATCGATGACCTGTTACGCAAGACACGCATCAGCCCAACTGCAATAGACATACTGGTAGTCAACTGCTCCCTGTTCTCCCCAACCCCATCCTACAGCGACATGATCATGAGCAAGTACAAGCTCCGCGACGACATCCGCAGCGTGCACCTCTCTGGCATGGGGTGCAGTGCAGGGCTCATAGCCGTGGGGCTTGCCAAGAACCTGTTGCAGGTCACGCCGAATGCGGCGTGCGCATTGGCGGTGTCCACGGAGACGCTCTCGAGCTTCATGTACAAAGGGAAGAAGCGAGAGATGCATCTGCCCAACGTCCTGTTCCGCATgggtggggcggcggcgttgctcTCAAACTCTAGGAACAAGGCTCGATTCCGGCTCAAACACCTTGTGCgcacgagtacgagcaccgaaAGCGCGTATCGGTCGGTGATACTagatgaggatgaggaggggAACTTGGGGGTTAACCTTTCCAAGGACATCATCGGTGTCTCTGGTGATGCATTGAGGAGTGGTATCAGTGCCATTGGGCCCCTTATCCTCCCAGCACCAGAGAAGCTACTGTTTGCCCTGTCATGGATGGCACGGAAGGTTCTTGGTGGCAAGGTAGTGCAACCGTACGTTCCAAACTTTTGCAAGGCGGTTGAGCACTTCTGCATTCACCCTGGTGGACCGGCAGTGATCAACGCTGTCCAAAAAAACCTGCGCCTGTCTGAAGCCCTTGCCGAGCCATCGAGGATGACACTCCACCGATTTGGGAACACGTCAAGCAGCTCTCTGTGGTACGAGCTAGCGTACATCGAGGCTAAAGGTAGAATGCAGAAACGGGATCGAGTGCTGATGATTGCCTTTGGTTCAGGATACAAGTGCAACGTTGCTGTATGGGAGTGTATCCAACCATCAGATCATGCTGATGGGCCATGGAGTAAGTGCATCCATCGGTACCCAGTGAAAGCATGA